The Meriones unguiculatus strain TT.TT164.6M chromosome 3, Bangor_MerUng_6.1, whole genome shotgun sequence genomic sequence AAATGCAAGGACTATGCCCGAGAGGTTTTTGTtagcttattttgttttgttgctgtgatgaaatacctggGGCAGGTTAACCCTATAATGTTTAATTTGCCCACGGGTTTAGAGGTTGAAGGGCATGGTGCTGGTACAGCTCAGCTCTGGGAAGAACCGTCTGGGTCACGTGTGTGTCCCACACACGCCAAGCATGTGTAGGAGAGGGAAGCCAGAAATTCAGGTGTCAGCCCAGGCTTTCACAACAGTGCACCCTGACTAAAACTCTGATGTCACTGCACTGGTGGCCAAGCTCCTAGAATCCTTTAGGAGACCAGTGACCTCTGAACCATAACAGAGCTTAAGCATAAGTGGGTTTTGTTTCTTAGCCAGGAGAAAGGTCAGTAAGATAAGGCTTTTTAAGGGAGGAGGGGtttcttttaaaaggaaatgTACTTGACCCACGAAGAGAGGGACTTCAGAATTCCCCAAGCCCGCCCCACTCATTTAAAAATCTTATCCCTCTTAACAGCTTTTCCCAGCATAGCAGCTTGTATAATCTTCACATCTCAGAACTGTTCAGACCCCAGTAGTGAGTCGTTGCTGCTGGGGAACCAGACCACAGGCTTTGTGCATGCTTTGGTTAGAGTGATGTGGGTGAGGCCTGACGACCTCTGACTCATCATTTTTCACACCTGTGTGACTGGCAGGTGCTGGAAGATGCTCGAAGAGATGCTGACTTGCACCACGTAGCTTGTAATATGGTGAAAAAACCTGGCAACATTTACTATCTATACCAGCAGGAAAGTGGCCAGCAGTACTTTTCCATCATTTCTCCAGAGGTAAACACATTCATTCTTAACCTTAAAGCAGCTCCAGCCTTTCAGAAATTCTGGGCCTGTTTGTATGAAAATGTAAGCATGTAGACTGGCCAATGGTTTCCTAGAAAATGAGGTGATATGAGCCTTGGAATGATGAAAAGTTGTGTGTGCTTGAATGATATTATTTCTGATGTGTAATGTAACTTCCTATAATGGTTTAAATAGTCTGAGGTGAATAGCACaaaagaagtgatggaaaagaACCTTGTTTACTTCTCACCCTGATGAGGACTTGCTCATTTGCTCTCTAGGAATGGGGAGCAGGCTGTCCGCATGAATTCCTTGGTGCCTACAAACTGCAACATGACATGTCATGGACTCCCTATCAAGACATTGAGAAGCAAGATGCTAAAATCAGCTTGATGGACAAGCTGCTGAGCCAGCCTGTGGCCTTGCCCCCAAGCATTGAGCCCGCCTTCCAGGGACTGACTCACTGAGTATGACTCTGATGACATAGCAGCCCTCATGACAAAGGCCTGCCACTACTGCCTCcttgtctgcatcctcttcctggGGGTGGGTCATGAGGACTGTGGGTATTGTGGTGAATGATGAACTACTTGGAAGATGACCTTGGTGAATGTAGCTGCTGTTGCTGTCAGGTGGGGTGGTAAGGAATCACAGAACTCCTGTGGGATCTTCTTGGGTCCACTGGTGCCCAGTTTCAAAGGCTTGGCTAGCGCTTTCCTTCACCTCCAGCTGTTCTTCTCGTGAGTCAGAACACTGGAGAAAGAGGAGCTTTCTTCCTAGCAAGTTGGTAGGTGGTTTTCCAAAAGGAACCATTTTTCTGTCTTTAGTGTTGGGTTGGTATTGAAGGTGTTGCCATACCAAGGTGGTATCATAGGCGGTGCCATGCCAATTTCAGGTTGACCCAGGAACCCCGGCGTTGCCTAAGgaggattaaaaaaacaaacaaaaacttggcATGGCTGGGTGAGAGTGTTACCTCTAGACTTTCAGCCCTGATACTGTCCTGGTTTGCCCTTCCACCCTCCAGCTAGTGACTGGAGACAAAAGCAGCAGCCAGGAGTCCAGGCTTGGGGAGTCACCTGAAAGCTTGCAGAAGTTCAAAACTAGAAGAGGTATGGAAGGCTGCTGCTGCCCCGAGTCCGCTCAGAAGCGTCCTTTAGGACAGCATGAGCTCGGCACCACCACAGCACGGACCCATCAGATACCATTTCTAATACAGTgtggaagagctggagagaaggtcACCGGTCCAGGGTGCTCGCTGCTCTGCCGGAAGGTCCGAGTGCATTCCTAGCACCCGTGTCAGGCAGCTCGcgagcacctgtaactccatctccaggagaTTGCTTACTTTCTTCCAATTCCATGagccatatacacacatgcagatagacagaaacatcattttaaaagtaaacctttTCAGAAAGGGGGTGTGAAAGAATAGGGCAGGAGGGAAcgcaaaacaagaaaaatgactGACCTGTCcgctgtagcccaggttagccagAAACTGATGAGCATAGGCTGCCTGTAATGTGATaaccttgcctcagcctccctcatGAGGGCTTATAGGCACGAGCCATTGCTTCTAATAAGTTAGCTCAAGTGGAACTCATTTTTATTGCTACTGAATAAATCATGAACTGAACAGGGACTGGGGTTGTAGCTCAGCGGGAGAGTGTTTACACAGCATGTGTGAGTCTGATTCCATCTCTAGTACTGTAGACAAGCAGAAAGGACTGAATAGGGCCTTTATTGGCTAAAACTCGTGACTAAGTGGGCTCTTTTGGACTTGACCtcatttcctgtttgtttatCTGAGTTAAATTTATAGCAcattcaggttttttttgttcgttttctGTAATATGTTCTAAAGAGCATGTAGAATATGTGTTTGAGCCTAGAAGCCCAAGTTTGGGTATACTCCACGTCCCGATATTCATGCCTTCCTTCTGAACAGTACACCTTGTGAGCTAGAAATGTCCGTCACAGGACGCGGAGATCTAACAAGAAACATGCTGATGCTTGGTCTTCAGTTGCCGCAGGAAGCCCCTTACCGGGAAGCTGCAGAGCTGAAGGCAGACCGGGACTTTAGGTGACCCCGATTGCAGAACGAGGCCCGGGTCTTCAGGAGGTTCTGACCTGGGTGGCCATGATGGATTAAGAACGGTGCTGTGTTGGTTAGGAGGTAAAGTGCCAGAGGGTTAACCCTCATCTATTCATGGTTTTGCAGCTTTTACAAGCCTTCAGCCTTGGGATTTTGGTGACGACACAAGGCTACAGTCAGGGTTTTAGCTAGGCCTGATTTTCCAGGGCCCCAATACCTGCTTCCAAGCTCACTTGACTATGGCAGAATTTTGGTTCCTTGGAGATTGCTGGGCTACCTGCTGATGATACGTACGGCAGCCGTCCCCTCAGCCTGGCAGCACAGGAACCGTCTCcatcagagagaaatgatgggAGCTGACCAGCAGAATCCCAGTCCATCCGCAGCAAGGACATCGCTTTTGCTGGATTCTGTTTAGAAGCCAGTCTCTAGGCCAACCCACATGTAAGGGAAGGCATTACACAGCACCAGAAGGCAGAGGTCACAGTGCCTGAGCAGATCTTAGATCAAACTGTCAGCTGCAGTGTTCATTTGATACAGAAAAAGTAACCAGTTTGGGGTAAAAGAATTCTCAAAAGGTGGTTGTGATTGGTTGGTGTTGACGCCGCAGATCTGGACTTGACATTTAGCCTTGGCAAAATAACCTGACTATATCCCAGCCAGCTCTGCCTTCCTCATTCCCTTGCAGAGCCACTGAAAATGTAGCTTGCCCCCATTTTTGACCTTCCCAACAGTGACCCAGAGGAGAGAAACTTCCCATTATTGAAGATGTACTTCCTGCACTGGCCACCAGGGAGTGCCAGTGCTTTTCCCTGGTTAATCTGATTGCCTGTCTGAGGAATGGCCATTGATTGATAATGTCTAGTGGTTCTCGATACACAACTCAGAAGTAGGAATTAGGACCCAGTGAGTATATATGTAGCAAGTTCTGCTCATCAGCCGCTTGTCCTTCTGTCCTGACAGTTTCATGGGCACTAAGTGCTTTTTCATTTCCAGGTTCTAGAGGATAATCTCAGGGTTGGAGAGGGCCCTGTTTctttcttggggggtggggtgggagtgagTGAGGTGGTggagtatctatctatctatctatctatctatctatctatctatctatctatatttgttttttgtttgtttgttttttgagaatggGTTTCCTTTTGtatcctgtctgtcctggaactcaccctctagaccaggctggccatgagctCACTGAAATCcgcctgcctgtctcctgagtgctgggattgaaggtgtgagGCACCACTGACTGGCTGGAGGGCCCTGTTTCAAAGAAGTACACAGTCTGCTAGGGGAAGAAGCAGGTTAGTGGAGGTATGGGAAGGACATTGTAGACTACAGGAAGATTTTGAAGGCTCTATTCCATGTATAGAAAGTTGTTTGGAGTGGGGGAGATTCAGGGAGGGTTCTTTTGGGGTGGGATTTATTGGATATGCTTTTAACCTCATCAAGCAAAGTAATCCTGGTCTTTATAAGGAGTATGGTAAGACTGTTCTGCCTAGAAAATTCTAACAGCTAAAGAGATCGGTGATGGAGGAAAAGAAATGCAGTTGACAAAAATAACATGAAGGGTGTTGATAGCAACCTGGCCACTGTGGAAGTACAGCAGCTGGAGTGAGCACTGGCTGGGGTGATGGGAGCAGAACTGGGGTCTGTACTACTGGCCTTCAGGAAGCAGACCTGGGCGGAGAGAAGGCTGTGGGGAGCTTCCACTCCTCCTCCAGCAAGAGACATGAGGGTCTGGCCGGAGCGAGCAGCACTGGACTATGAGGTTCCAGATTGTATCAGTTGTACAATGGACTTCCTCTGAGCTGTTATCTCTGgaattttgtgggttttgtttgtttagttgtttttttatttttccaagactGGGGTTCTGTTgttagccttggctgccctggactcatttgactggctggcctcaaactcagcaatcacctgcctccctgagtgctaggattaaaggcatacatcgAGCTAATCTCTGGAATTTAGTGCCCATAAAAGTCAGTGGCCAGCACTTTGTTTTCTTGGAGGTTGGTATATGCACATACGCAGGTGGCCATAGAGGCTGGAGACGTGGGATTAttctctccaagagcagcaagcactctgaaGGGCTGAGTTGTCTCTCTAGTCCTGTTCTTGTTCTCGCCTTTCCCCCTTTGGGTAACAGTAACGGCTGTGTAACAGTGCTGTGGCTCATAATGAGGATCGTCCAGTCTGGTGATGGGGAGCATTTTGAAGCTACCCTGTTACCTAATGAAATGTGAGGAGATGAGTGAGAGGAGGAAATCTTAAGCAGTTCTTGAATTTCTGGCTCCAGTGTGTTGACCCACTCAACAAAATATGGGAGAAAAGTCATTACTGTGGGGTGTTCGCCAGAGGAGACTGCTCGGACATAGgccaacagaaagtctttattaACTGGCTGGCAACTACACAGGGTGCTTGGGGTCCTAGTGGAGCAGTGAGCCTTTCTTGGGGTGAGCTTTTTAAACACAAAAACCATGTCCTAGGTTGACATACTTAGTATACAGGAAtggttagccagaagcagaacttacagaagccaaaaagcaaggttagtacatttagagattttatccaaaactaaactaaacataAACTTTGAAGGATTAGGCCTTTGTTTCAGTTTTGGTAGTTGTTGCTGTCTACGTGCTGAGTCTTACAGCCTAGATGGTCCCtccatggagtcagttgtgctaaggtctggggcccAGTTACAGAATTCTATCTCTAACATAATTAGTGATCTGTATTTGCTTCAAGGATCTCCCTGGCTGGCTCTGATAGGCTCGCTGGGTGAAACCACTGACTGACTTTGCTCTAAAAGGAGGCCTTGCTTGTCTTCTTACCGTCTTATTAGTTGGTCCCCAAACATGGATGGTGTTAGTCATAAATGAAGAGATGATACTGTCTAGGGAATTTTTATTCAATCAAGTATTCTCTTTATCTGATTTTAATCTTCATGTGGCCTGTCACCCATGAGGTCTGAGAGGGAGCATTTCCAGTTCAGAGTGGCCCGTGGCTGTCCAGATAGCAGTGGTGAGGTCAGGTTTAAACAGAGCTGTGTTTGCTCTGAGTCCAGCTGTAACTGCAGTCCTATCTACCTCGGTTGTGTTAGCTGCAGTCACGTTACCTCAGTCATGTCTTAGCAGGTACTTCTAGAGCTCTACAGAGGTGACACACGAAGTGAGTGTGGCCAGAGTGGGCTCCATGTCTCTAGTGTAAACCTGTACTCTAGCTCCTGAAGAGCTGAGGCAGGGGTCTGGATGCTAGTTTCAGACCAGCTTGGGTGACAGTAAGGGAGATTTTGGCTCAAAGTATAAAGGGGGTGGCTGGCTGGGAAAGATAGGCAGTAAAATACTTGCTGTATAAACAGGACCGTTtatgagtttgatcctcagcatccacattaaaaaatctgggcatgggctgggtgcctgtaaccccagcactcagggaggcagaggc encodes the following:
- the C3H1orf50 gene encoding uncharacterized protein C1orf50 homolog translates to MADPAAPNRSGQGAGNLGVQEAAGPRGALVELTPTPSGLTLVSPYHTHRVGDPLDLVALAEQVQKADEFIRANATNKLTVIAEQIQHLQEQARKVLEDARRDADLHHVACNMVKKPGNIYYLYQQESGQQYFSIISPEEWGAGCPHEFLGAYKLQHDMSWTPYQDIEKQDAKISLMDKLLSQPVALPPSIEPAFQGLTH